One window from the genome of Manis pentadactyla isolate mManPen7 chromosome 15, mManPen7.hap1, whole genome shotgun sequence encodes:
- the SHKBP1 gene encoding SH3KBP1-binding protein 1 isoform X1, which translates to MAAVASAADGVPGRGPPAEVIHLNVGGKRFSTSRQTLTWIPDSFFSSLLSGRISTLKDETGAIFIDRDPTVFAPILNFLRTKELDPRGVHGSSLLHEAQFYGLTPLVRRLQLREELDRSSCGNVLFNGYLPPPVFPVKRRNRHSLVGPQQAGGRPAPVRRSNTMPPNLGNAGLLGRMLDEKAPLSPSGPPEEPGMVRLVCGHHNWIAVAYTQFVVCYRLKEASGWQLVFSSPRLDWPIERLALTARVLGGALGDHDKMVAAATGSEILLWALQAEGGASEIGVFHLGVPVEALFFVGNQLIATSHTGRIGVWNAVTKHWQVQEVQPITSYDAAGSFLLLGCNNGSIYYVDVQKFPLRMKDNDLLVSELYRDPAEDGVTALSVYLTPKTSDSGNWIEIAYGTSSGGVRVIVQHPETVGSGPQLFQTFTVHRSPVTKIMLSEKHLISVCADNNHVRTWSVTRFRGMISTQPGSTPLASFKILALESADGHGGCSAGNDIGPYGERDDQQVFIQKVVPSASQLFVRLSSTGQRVCSVRSVDGSPTTAFTVLECEGSRRLGSRPRRYLLTGQANGSLAMWDLTTAMDGLGQTPAGGLTEEELMQQLEQCELTPLASSRGSLPSPSPRTSLISLHSASSNTSLSGHRGSPSPTQAEARRRGGGSFVERCQELVRSGPEPRRPPTPAPRPSAALGAPLTPPKMKLNETSF; encoded by the exons ATGGCAGCCGTGGCGTCTGCGGCTGATGGGGTTCCAGGTCGGGGTCCTCCCGCGGAAGTGATTCATCTGAACGTGGGAGGCAAGAG ATTCAGTACCTCTCGCCAGACTCTCACCTGGATCCCAGACTCCTTCTTCTCCAG TCTTCTAAGCGGACGCATCTCGACACTGAAAGATGAGACCGGAGCC ATCTTCATCGACAGGGACCCcaccgtctttgcccccatcctCAATTTCCTGCGCACCAAAGAGTTGGACCCCAG GGGTGTCCACGGTTCCAGCCTCCTCCACGAAGCCCAGTTCTATGGGCTCACTCCTCTGG TTCGTCGTCTGCAGCTTCGGGAGGAGTTGGATCGATCTTCTTGCGGAAATGTCCTCTTCAACGGTTACCTGCCGCCACCAG TGTTCCCAGTGAAGCGGCGGAACCGACATAGCCTGGTGGGGCCCCAGCAAGCAGGGGGACGCCCAGCTCCTGTTCGACGGAGCAACACGATGCCCCCCAACCTGGGCAATGCAGGGCTGCTGGGACGAATGCTAGATGAGAAAGCCCCACTTTCCCCATCAG GGCCACCCGAGGAGCCAGGGATGGTGCGTCTGGTGTGTGGACATCACAACTGGATCGCTGTGGCCTATACGCAGTTTGTTGTCTGCTACAG GCTGAAGGAAGCCTCTGGCTGGCAGTTGGTGTTTTCCAGTCCCCGTCTGGACTGGCCCATTGAGCGACTGGCACTCACAGCCCGGGTGCTTGGTGGGGCTTTGGGGGATCACGACAAGATGGTGGCAGCAGCCACAGGCAGTGAGATCCTGCTTTGGGCTCTACAGGCAGAAGGTGGTGCCTCCGAGATAG GGGTCTTCCACCTGGGGGTGCCTGTGGAGGCCTTATTCTTCGTGGGGAACCAGCTCATTGCCACAAGTCACACGGGGCGCATTGGAGTGTGGAATGCTGTCACCAAGCACTGGCAG gtTCAGGAGGTGCAGCCCATCACCAGTTATGATGCAGCaggctccttcctcctcctgggcTGCAACAACGGCTCCATCTACTACGTGG atGTGCAGAAGTTCCCCCTGCGCATGAAGGACAATGACCTCCTTGTCAGTGAGCTCTACCGGGACCCTGCAGAGGATGGGGTCACAGCCCTCAGCGTCTACCTCACCCCCAAGACCA GTGACAGTGGGAACTGGATCGAGATTGCCTACGGCACCAGCTCAGGGGGCGTGCGGGTCATCGTGCAGCACCCTGAGACCGTGGGCTCGGGGCCACAGCTCTTCCAGACCTTCACTGTGCACCGCAGCCCCGTCACCAAGATCATGCTGTCAGAGAAGCATCTCATCTCAG TCTGTGCTGACAACAACCACGTGCGGACCTGGTCTGTGACTCGCTTCCGAGGCATGATTTCCACCCAGCCTGGCTCCACCCCGCTCGCTTCCTTCAAGATCCTGGCGCTGGAGTCGGCCGATGGGCATGGTGGCTGCAGTGCCGGCAATGACATCG GCCCCTATGGCGAGCGGGATGACCAGCAGGTATTCATTCAGAAGGTGGTGCCAAGTGCCAGCCAACTCTTCGTACGTCTTTCATCAACTGGCCAGCG GGTGTGCTCGGTGCGCTCTGTGGACGGCTCGCCCACCACCGCCTTCACGGTGCTTGAGTGTGAGGGCTCCCGGCGGCTTGGCTCTCGGCCCCGGCGCTACCTGCTGACCGGCCAGGCCAACGGCAGCCTGGCCATGTGGGACCTGACCACCGCCATGGATGGTCTCGGCCAGACCCCTG CGGGTGGCCTGACCGAGGAAGAGCTGATGCAACAGCTGGAGCAGTGTGAGCTCACCCCACTGGCGTCCTCGCGGGGCTCTCTCCCCAGCCCTTCACCCCGTACCTCTCTCATCAG CCTCCACTCAGCCTCCAGCAACACCtccctgtctggccaccgtggGAGCCCGAGCCCCACACAGGCTGAGGCCCGGCGCCGTGGGGGAGGCAGCTTTGTGGAACGCTGCCAGGAACTGGTGCGGAGTGGGCCAGAGCCCCGGCGGCCGCCAACACCTGCCCCCCGGCCCTCCGCGGCTCTCGGGGCTCCCCTCACACCCCCCAAGATGAAGCTCAATGAAACATCCTTCTAA
- the SHKBP1 gene encoding SH3KBP1-binding protein 1 isoform X2: MRPEPSSSTGTPPSLPPSSISCAPKSWTPGVSTVPASSTKPSSMGSLLWLREELDRSSCGNVLFNGYLPPPVFPVKRRNRHSLVGPQQAGGRPAPVRRSNTMPPNLGNAGLLGRMLDEKAPLSPSGPPEEPGMVRLVCGHHNWIAVAYTQFVVCYRLKEASGWQLVFSSPRLDWPIERLALTARVLGGALGDHDKMVAAATGSEILLWALQAEGGASEIGVFHLGVPVEALFFVGNQLIATSHTGRIGVWNAVTKHWQVQEVQPITSYDAAGSFLLLGCNNGSIYYVDVQKFPLRMKDNDLLVSELYRDPAEDGVTALSVYLTPKTSDSGNWIEIAYGTSSGGVRVIVQHPETVGSGPQLFQTFTVHRSPVTKIMLSEKHLISVCADNNHVRTWSVTRFRGMISTQPGSTPLASFKILALESADGHGGCSAGNDIGPYGERDDQQVFIQKVVPSASQLFVRLSSTGQRVCSVRSVDGSPTTAFTVLECEGSRRLGSRPRRYLLTGQANGSLAMWDLTTAMDGLGQTPAGGLTEEELMQQLEQCELTPLASSRGSLPSPSPRTSLISLHSASSNTSLSGHRGSPSPTQAEARRRGGGSFVERCQELVRSGPEPRRPPTPAPRPSAALGAPLTPPKMKLNETSF, encoded by the exons ATGAGACCGGAGCC ATCTTCATCGACAGGGACCCcaccgtctttgcccccatcctCAATTTCCTGCGCACCAAAGAGTTGGACCCCAG GGGTGTCCACGGTTCCAGCCTCCTCCACGAAGCCCAGTTCTATGGGCTCACTCCTCTGG CTTCGGGAGGAGTTGGATCGATCTTCTTGCGGAAATGTCCTCTTCAACGGTTACCTGCCGCCACCAG TGTTCCCAGTGAAGCGGCGGAACCGACATAGCCTGGTGGGGCCCCAGCAAGCAGGGGGACGCCCAGCTCCTGTTCGACGGAGCAACACGATGCCCCCCAACCTGGGCAATGCAGGGCTGCTGGGACGAATGCTAGATGAGAAAGCCCCACTTTCCCCATCAG GGCCACCCGAGGAGCCAGGGATGGTGCGTCTGGTGTGTGGACATCACAACTGGATCGCTGTGGCCTATACGCAGTTTGTTGTCTGCTACAG GCTGAAGGAAGCCTCTGGCTGGCAGTTGGTGTTTTCCAGTCCCCGTCTGGACTGGCCCATTGAGCGACTGGCACTCACAGCCCGGGTGCTTGGTGGGGCTTTGGGGGATCACGACAAGATGGTGGCAGCAGCCACAGGCAGTGAGATCCTGCTTTGGGCTCTACAGGCAGAAGGTGGTGCCTCCGAGATAG GGGTCTTCCACCTGGGGGTGCCTGTGGAGGCCTTATTCTTCGTGGGGAACCAGCTCATTGCCACAAGTCACACGGGGCGCATTGGAGTGTGGAATGCTGTCACCAAGCACTGGCAG gtTCAGGAGGTGCAGCCCATCACCAGTTATGATGCAGCaggctccttcctcctcctgggcTGCAACAACGGCTCCATCTACTACGTGG atGTGCAGAAGTTCCCCCTGCGCATGAAGGACAATGACCTCCTTGTCAGTGAGCTCTACCGGGACCCTGCAGAGGATGGGGTCACAGCCCTCAGCGTCTACCTCACCCCCAAGACCA GTGACAGTGGGAACTGGATCGAGATTGCCTACGGCACCAGCTCAGGGGGCGTGCGGGTCATCGTGCAGCACCCTGAGACCGTGGGCTCGGGGCCACAGCTCTTCCAGACCTTCACTGTGCACCGCAGCCCCGTCACCAAGATCATGCTGTCAGAGAAGCATCTCATCTCAG TCTGTGCTGACAACAACCACGTGCGGACCTGGTCTGTGACTCGCTTCCGAGGCATGATTTCCACCCAGCCTGGCTCCACCCCGCTCGCTTCCTTCAAGATCCTGGCGCTGGAGTCGGCCGATGGGCATGGTGGCTGCAGTGCCGGCAATGACATCG GCCCCTATGGCGAGCGGGATGACCAGCAGGTATTCATTCAGAAGGTGGTGCCAAGTGCCAGCCAACTCTTCGTACGTCTTTCATCAACTGGCCAGCG GGTGTGCTCGGTGCGCTCTGTGGACGGCTCGCCCACCACCGCCTTCACGGTGCTTGAGTGTGAGGGCTCCCGGCGGCTTGGCTCTCGGCCCCGGCGCTACCTGCTGACCGGCCAGGCCAACGGCAGCCTGGCCATGTGGGACCTGACCACCGCCATGGATGGTCTCGGCCAGACCCCTG CGGGTGGCCTGACCGAGGAAGAGCTGATGCAACAGCTGGAGCAGTGTGAGCTCACCCCACTGGCGTCCTCGCGGGGCTCTCTCCCCAGCCCTTCACCCCGTACCTCTCTCATCAG CCTCCACTCAGCCTCCAGCAACACCtccctgtctggccaccgtggGAGCCCGAGCCCCACACAGGCTGAGGCCCGGCGCCGTGGGGGAGGCAGCTTTGTGGAACGCTGCCAGGAACTGGTGCGGAGTGGGCCAGAGCCCCGGCGGCCGCCAACACCTGCCCCCCGGCCCTCCGCGGCTCTCGGGGCTCCCCTCACACCCCCCAAGATGAAGCTCAATGAAACATCCTTCTAA